One Verrucomicrobiia bacterium genomic region harbors:
- a CDS encoding acyl-CoA thioesterase produces the protein MASTFVLRRRVEFSETDLAGIVHYSNFFRYMEAAEHAFFRSLGHSVAARPGAPQVGWPRVHASCDYHQPLRFEEEFEIHLEVVEKRSKSLTYAFRFLRPGAAHPDELASGRLTVVCVAHRPDGSMKAVPIPPEIANRIHVAPSPDPESHPS, from the coding sequence ATGGCTTCCACCTTCGTTCTCCGCCGCCGCGTCGAGTTCTCCGAAACCGACCTCGCCGGAATCGTTCACTACTCCAACTTCTTCCGCTACATGGAGGCCGCCGAACACGCCTTCTTCCGCTCCCTCGGCCACTCCGTCGCCGCCCGGCCCGGCGCCCCCCAAGTGGGCTGGCCCCGTGTCCACGCCTCGTGCGACTACCATCAGCCCCTGCGTTTCGAGGAGGAGTTCGAAATTCACCTCGAAGTGGTCGAGAAACGCTCCAAGTCCCTTACCTACGCCTTCCGGTTCCTGCGTCCCGGTGCTGCGCACCCCGACGAACTCGCCTCCGGCCGCCTCACCGTCGTCTGCGTCGCCCATCGCCCGGACGGCTCCATGAAGGCAGTTCCCATCCCGCCCGAAATCGCCAACCGAATCCACGTCGCGCCCTCGCCCGATCCCGAATCCCACCCCTCGTGA
- a CDS encoding PEP-CTERM sorting domain-containing protein (PEP-CTERM proteins occur, often in large numbers, in the proteomes of bacteria that also encode an exosortase, a predicted intramembrane cysteine proteinase. The presence of a PEP-CTERM domain at a protein's C-terminus predicts cleavage within the sorting domain, followed by covalent anchoring to some some component of the (usually Gram-negative) cell surface. Many PEP-CTERM proteins exhibit an unusual sequence composition that includes large numbers of potential glycosylation sites. Expression of one such protein has been shown restore the ability of a bacterium to form floc, a type of biofilm.), whose product MKTSLLRAAAATFAGLAASLGAHAFPNIVSVIERNGDTDRPSAKATGMTFSIENPTGNVLIPDYTVGPFLDGAKSMTDRTHQYTRTSDSVGFPSYLMGHEYIMIANNNRDNANFELEITLANPSIVYLLIDNRLGDGSNANPPTFTERMQWVPNELWIPISVNGNNAGNPAFPDTVGIDESADGSINQWSSVYAKLFPAGTLTLQEYGQDGQNMYGVVVASIPEPGPVTLLLLGGGLYALTRRHRR is encoded by the coding sequence ATGAAGACCTCCCTGCTCCGCGCCGCAGCGGCCACCTTCGCCGGATTGGCCGCCTCGCTCGGCGCCCATGCCTTCCCCAACATTGTCTCCGTCATCGAAAGAAACGGGGATACCGATCGCCCCTCGGCCAAGGCGACGGGGATGACTTTCTCCATCGAGAATCCCACCGGCAACGTCCTGATCCCCGACTACACCGTCGGCCCCTTCCTCGACGGGGCCAAGTCGATGACGGATCGGACCCACCAGTACACCCGCACCTCGGACTCCGTTGGCTTCCCCTCCTACCTCATGGGGCATGAGTACATCATGATCGCCAACAACAACCGCGATAATGCCAACTTCGAACTCGAGATCACCCTCGCCAACCCCTCGATCGTTTATCTCCTCATCGATAACCGCCTTGGCGATGGCAGCAATGCCAATCCCCCGACCTTCACCGAACGCATGCAGTGGGTCCCCAACGAGCTCTGGATCCCCATCTCCGTGAACGGAAATAACGCGGGAAACCCTGCCTTCCCGGATACTGTCGGCATCGATGAAAGCGCCGACGGCTCCATCAACCAGTGGTCTTCCGTGTACGCCAAGCTCTTCCCCGCCGGCACCCTGACCCTCCAGGAATACGGTCAGGACGGTCAGAATATGTACGGCGTCGTCGTCGCCTCCATCCCGGAACCCGGTCCCGTGACGCTCCTGCTCCTCGGCGGCGGGCTCTATGCCCTCACCCGCCGTCACCGGCGCTGA
- a CDS encoding response regulator — MSTLNSPSKTSSETPGIRVLLTLGNALARAGLRNCLSGQDDIVLVGESADMRQAMALIEEVRPTVIVVDETAVVELRALGVALPPSVANQPPSLVLLAESGSPDLLDSALAAGVKGFLDPATTPDALLTAIRQVAAGERYMSPGLLPKLVKREEASSEVDSSPEDILTDRELEVFQLTGEGFEAKEIGDRLGISPRTVDVHRANIRQKLGLNSVHELMRFATAWQQNRARADRLQRFCREKRPLLLVEDDEVDVLSLERALARLPAAFPIEVARHGEAALQWLRSENHSLPFLILLDINMPRMNGHEFLAELRRDPVLRTLPVAVLTTSPHEADRERLYQLGIMAYLIKPTRSEEYVEMLRSLAEFWSFNSPPPFPRRGTPASDDSVVTHAA; from the coding sequence ATGTCAACTTTGAACTCTCCCTCCAAAACCTCATCCGAAACGCCCGGCATCCGGGTGCTGCTGACGCTCGGAAACGCGTTGGCCCGTGCCGGGTTGCGGAACTGCCTCTCCGGACAGGACGATATCGTGCTGGTCGGCGAATCCGCCGACATGCGCCAAGCCATGGCCCTGATCGAAGAAGTCCGCCCCACCGTCATCGTCGTCGATGAAACGGCTGTCGTCGAACTCCGCGCCCTCGGCGTCGCCCTTCCCCCATCGGTTGCCAATCAGCCACCCTCACTGGTGCTCCTCGCCGAAAGCGGCAGCCCGGATTTGCTCGACTCCGCCCTCGCCGCCGGAGTCAAGGGCTTCCTGGACCCCGCTACCACCCCCGATGCCCTCCTTACAGCCATCCGCCAGGTCGCCGCAGGGGAACGCTACATGTCCCCGGGCCTCCTCCCCAAGCTGGTCAAACGGGAGGAAGCCTCCTCCGAGGTCGATTCCTCGCCCGAGGATATCCTGACCGACCGGGAACTCGAAGTGTTCCAGCTCACAGGCGAAGGCTTCGAGGCCAAGGAGATCGGCGACCGCCTGGGCATCAGCCCCCGCACCGTCGATGTCCACCGGGCCAATATCCGCCAAAAACTCGGCCTCAACAGCGTCCATGAGCTGATGCGCTTCGCCACCGCCTGGCAGCAGAATCGCGCCCGCGCCGATCGCCTCCAGCGCTTCTGCCGCGAAAAGCGCCCCCTCCTCCTCGTCGAGGATGACGAAGTCGATGTCCTGAGCCTCGAACGCGCCCTCGCCCGACTCCCGGCCGCCTTCCCCATCGAGGTCGCCCGCCATGGAGAAGCCGCCCTCCAGTGGCTCCGCTCCGAAAACCACTCCCTCCCGTTCCTGATCCTCCTCGATATCAATATGCCCCGCATGAACGGGCATGAGTTTCTCGCCGAATTGCGCCGGGACCCGGTGCTGCGCACCCTCCCCGTGGCCGTGCTCACCACCTCACCCCATGAGGCCGATCGGGAACGCCTCTACCAGCTCGGCATCATGGCCTACCTGATCAAACCCACCCGATCCGAGGAGTACGTCGAAATGCTCCGCAGCCTCGCCGAGTTCTGGAGCTTCAATTCTCCACCCCCGTTCCCCCGCCGGGGAACCCCCGCCAGCGACGATTCAGTCGTCACTCACGCAGCCTGA